The following coding sequences are from one Mycolicibacterium aichiense window:
- a CDS encoding cobyric acid synthase: MSGGALLIAGTTSDAGKSMVVAGLCRLLVRKGIRVAPFKAQNMSNNSVVTVDGGEIGRAQGMQARAAGLAPSTRFNPVLLKPGSDRTSQLVVRGHPVGTVGAADYIHHRDRLAGVVADELASLRAEFDVVLCEGAGSPAEINLRATDLANMGLARAADLPVVIVGDIDRGGLLAHLFGTVAVLSPEDQALIAGFIVNKFRGDPALLAPGLDQLAELTGRPTYGIVPYSDELWLDAEDSVSVVAGHVVGVPAPPRGEQRLRVAAIRLPRISNSTDVEALACEPGVVVRWVGEPAELADADVVIIPGSKATVADLGWLRERGLADAVTAHAQTGRPVLGICGGFQMLARRIGDTVETRTGDVDGLGLLDAEIDFAPAKVLRHWQSPLSGYEIHHGRVSRCGEDSWFDADGDVQGYVRGAVFGTHWHGLLDNDEFRRGWLTAAAAAAGRTGFEVATDVSVPARRDAQLDLMADLLVAHLDIDTLLSLISGGAPVRPTVSTQLHRLP, from the coding sequence GTGAGCGGGGGCGCGCTGCTGATCGCCGGCACCACGTCGGACGCCGGCAAGTCGATGGTCGTCGCGGGACTGTGCCGACTGTTGGTGCGCAAGGGAATTCGTGTGGCGCCGTTCAAGGCGCAGAATATGAGCAACAATTCGGTGGTCACCGTCGATGGCGGCGAGATCGGCCGGGCCCAGGGTATGCAGGCGCGGGCGGCAGGGCTGGCGCCGAGTACCCGGTTCAACCCGGTGTTGCTCAAACCCGGCAGCGACCGCACCTCGCAGTTGGTGGTCAGGGGCCACCCGGTCGGCACGGTCGGCGCGGCCGACTACATCCATCATCGCGACCGGCTCGCCGGGGTGGTCGCCGACGAACTGGCGTCGCTGCGCGCGGAATTCGATGTCGTGTTGTGCGAAGGTGCGGGATCCCCGGCCGAAATCAACCTGCGGGCAACCGATCTGGCCAACATGGGGTTGGCCCGGGCGGCCGATCTGCCGGTCGTTATCGTCGGCGACATCGACCGCGGTGGTCTGCTGGCTCACCTTTTCGGCACCGTCGCGGTGCTGTCACCGGAGGATCAGGCGTTGATCGCGGGCTTCATCGTCAACAAGTTCCGCGGGGATCCGGCACTGCTGGCCCCCGGCCTCGACCAGCTCGCCGAGCTCACCGGCCGGCCCACCTACGGCATCGTGCCCTACAGCGACGAGCTGTGGCTCGACGCCGAGGATTCGGTGTCGGTGGTGGCGGGCCATGTGGTCGGTGTTCCGGCTCCGCCGCGCGGCGAGCAGCGGCTACGCGTCGCGGCAATCCGGCTACCGCGCATCTCCAATTCCACCGATGTCGAAGCGCTGGCCTGCGAACCGGGTGTTGTGGTCCGCTGGGTCGGCGAGCCGGCCGAGCTGGCCGACGCCGACGTCGTCATCATCCCCGGCAGCAAGGCCACGGTCGCTGACCTCGGCTGGTTGCGGGAGCGGGGCCTGGCCGATGCGGTCACCGCGCACGCGCAGACCGGTCGCCCGGTGCTGGGCATCTGCGGCGGGTTTCAGATGCTGGCGCGGCGCATCGGTGACACCGTCGAAACCCGCACCGGTGATGTCGACGGGTTGGGCCTGCTGGATGCCGAGATCGACTTCGCGCCCGCGAAGGTGCTGCGGCACTGGCAGAGTCCGTTGAGTGGCTACGAAATCCACCACGGCCGGGTATCCCGCTGCGGCGAGGACAGCTGGTTCGACGCCGACGGCGATGTCCAGGGTTACGTGCGAGGCGCGGTGTTCGGCACCCACTGGCACGGCTTGCTGGACAACGACGAGTTCCGGCGCGGCTGGCTCACCGCCGCAGCGGCGGCCGCGGGCCGGACCGGTTTCGAGGTCGCGACCGATGTCAGCGTGCCGGCGCGCCGCGATGCCCAGCTCGATCTGATGGCCGATCTGCTGGTCGCCCACCTCGACATCGATACGCTGTTGTCGCTGATCAGCGGCGGTGCGCCGGTGCGTCCAACGGTGAGCACCCAATTGCATCGCCTACCCTGA
- a CDS encoding ubiquinol-cytochrome c reductase iron-sulfur subunit — MSASISGLPRRTVLIGAAVAPIAACNSNTGELVSPPTTSAPGQVLAATTDIPVGSGKVIGDTVVTQPTAGVFEGFVARCTHAGCKLSTVTDGTLDCPCHGSRFGLDGAVLRGPAVTPLAQVPVKVAGGNVVAG; from the coding sequence ATGAGTGCGTCCATCTCTGGGCTGCCGCGCCGAACAGTCCTGATCGGGGCCGCCGTCGCTCCGATCGCCGCGTGCAATTCCAATACCGGTGAGCTGGTATCCCCGCCGACGACCAGCGCGCCGGGTCAGGTGCTGGCGGCGACCACCGACATCCCGGTGGGGTCGGGCAAGGTGATCGGCGACACCGTCGTCACCCAGCCCACCGCCGGCGTCTTCGAGGGATTCGTGGCCCGGTGCACGCACGCCGGCTGCAAGCTGTCCACGGTGACCGACGGAACGCTCGATTGTCCGTGCCACGGCAGCAGGTTCGGCCTGGACGGCGCCGTGCTCCGCGGCCCCGCCGTGACTCCGCTGGCCCAGGTCCCGGTGAAGGTGGCCGGCGGCAACGTCGTCGCCGGCTGA
- a CDS encoding DUF1707 SHOCT-like domain-containing protein, protein MTGIEHTPGLRVSDADRNGTLRRLHNAVALGLIDIGEFEERSAQVSAARMHSDLEVLVDDLPGPGAIVTSAADRVELRGWMGSLRRQGEWTVPTRLALVRRLGSVDLDLTNARFAGPVVVIELDMVRGSLDLRLPEGASASIDDVTVYAGSARDRRKDAPAEGTPHVVLTGRVVMGSVNVRGPKRPLLRRH, encoded by the coding sequence ATGACCGGAATCGAACACACCCCTGGGCTGCGGGTTTCCGACGCCGACCGCAACGGAACGCTGCGGCGGCTGCACAACGCCGTCGCGCTCGGGCTGATCGACATCGGCGAGTTCGAGGAGCGCTCCGCGCAGGTGTCGGCGGCGCGGATGCATTCCGATCTCGAGGTTCTGGTCGACGACCTGCCGGGGCCCGGTGCGATCGTCACCTCCGCGGCCGACCGGGTCGAGCTGCGAGGCTGGATGGGGTCGCTGAGGCGGCAGGGTGAGTGGACGGTGCCTACCCGGCTGGCGCTGGTGCGCCGCCTGGGTTCGGTCGACCTAGACCTGACCAATGCCCGGTTCGCCGGGCCGGTCGTGGTGATCGAGCTCGACATGGTGCGCGGGTCGTTGGATTTGCGGCTGCCCGAGGGCGCCAGCGCGTCCATCGACGACGTCACCGTCTATGCCGGCAGCGCCCGCGACCGTCGCAAGGACGCTCCGGCCGAAGGCACCCCGCACGTCGTGCTCACCGGGCGGGTGGTCATGGGGTCGGTCAACGTTCGCGGCCCCAAGCGTCCGCTGCTGCGTCGCCACTAG
- a CDS encoding alpha/beta fold hydrolase codes for MPSTMVTVDGFPVPVSVTGPEKGPYVVLLGAAQHAPAAYDGVCQRLHTASVRTVVIGADPRLHPKAVIGILDALDVRWGILVGDRAGAELAWELAATRLDRFTGLVVIDRGHPRVPDQNGVVRDEDCPPVEINTTALVSTPAARALARASQRYVYSDYRVVEFTGRRNAAESTAQLAAEIVLRTSTW; via the coding sequence ATGCCTTCGACGATGGTGACTGTCGACGGGTTCCCCGTCCCGGTCAGCGTGACCGGACCGGAGAAGGGCCCCTATGTCGTCCTGCTGGGCGCGGCCCAGCATGCTCCGGCCGCCTATGACGGGGTCTGCCAACGCTTGCACACGGCGTCGGTTCGCACGGTCGTCATCGGCGCCGACCCTCGGCTACATCCCAAAGCGGTCATCGGCATCCTCGACGCTCTCGACGTCCGGTGGGGAATCCTGGTGGGGGACCGCGCGGGCGCCGAACTCGCGTGGGAACTGGCGGCCACCCGGCTGGACCGGTTCACCGGCCTCGTCGTGATCGATCGGGGACACCCGCGCGTCCCCGACCAGAACGGCGTGGTCCGCGACGAGGATTGCCCGCCGGTGGAGATAAATACCACCGCGCTGGTCAGCACCCCCGCCGCCCGGGCCCTGGCCAGGGCCAGTCAGCGCTACGTGTACAGCGACTACCGGGTGGTGGAGTTCACCGGCAGGCGCAATGCCGCCGAGTCCACCGCGCAGTTGGCCGCGGAGATCGTCTTGCGCACCAGCACCTGGTGA
- the map gene encoding type I methionyl aminopeptidase: MPVRTALRPGTVAPELPVPKAIERPEYVGKSTVAEGSEPWVQTPEVIEKMRIAGRIAAGALAEAGKAVAPGVTTDQLDRIAHEYMIDHGAYPSTLHYKGFPKSCCTSLNEIICHGIPDSTVVEDGDIVNIDVTAYINGVHGDTNATFLAGEVSEEHRLLVERTHEATMRAIKAVKPGRALSVVGRVIEAYANRFGYNVVRDFTGHGIGTTFHNGLVVLHYDQPEVETVLEPGMTFTIEPMINLGALDYEIWDDGWTVATKDRKWTAQFEHTLVVTEDGAEILTLAP, encoded by the coding sequence ATGCCCGTACGTACCGCACTCCGGCCCGGAACCGTTGCACCGGAACTGCCTGTCCCGAAGGCGATCGAGCGACCGGAATACGTAGGTAAATCGACGGTCGCCGAAGGCAGCGAGCCGTGGGTCCAGACGCCCGAGGTGATCGAGAAGATGCGCATCGCCGGCCGGATCGCCGCGGGTGCACTGGCCGAGGCGGGTAAGGCCGTCGCACCGGGGGTTACCACCGATCAGCTCGACCGCATCGCCCACGAGTACATGATCGATCACGGCGCCTACCCCTCGACGTTGCACTACAAGGGATTTCCGAAGTCGTGCTGCACCTCGCTGAACGAGATCATCTGCCACGGCATCCCCGACTCGACCGTCGTCGAGGACGGCGACATCGTCAACATCGACGTGACGGCCTACATCAACGGCGTCCACGGTGACACCAACGCCACCTTCTTGGCCGGCGAGGTCAGCGAGGAGCACCGTCTGCTGGTCGAACGCACGCACGAGGCGACGATGCGCGCGATCAAGGCCGTCAAGCCCGGGCGGGCCCTGTCGGTGGTCGGCCGGGTCATCGAGGCGTACGCAAATCGGTTCGGCTACAACGTCGTTCGCGACTTCACCGGTCACGGAATCGGCACGACCTTCCACAACGGACTGGTGGTGTTGCACTATGACCAGCCTGAGGTGGAGACCGTGCTGGAACCGGGGATGACGTTCACCATCGAACCGATGATCAACCTCGGGGCGCTGGACTACGAGATCTGGGACGACGGCTGGACGGTCGCCACCAAGGACCGCAAGTGGACCGCACAGTTCGAGCACACGCTGGTCGTCACCGAAGACGGCGCGGAAATTCTGACGCTGGCGCCTTAG
- the ngg gene encoding N-acetylglutaminylglutamine synthetase, with protein sequence MSSSSHTEAITMSLHEASPEELVREMSDDVVLELGWGRLIFGQTFESPDKLAAVLQQEEQGRRDICIYARESHVLVAKSPAELFIDPSHTYRWRLHPDDPDVPTPAGFTVRPLRDQAEADEMNRVYVRCGMVPAPTELIWNNHLHCDAVEYLVAVRDDDGSVVGTVTGVDHKRLFNDPEDGSSLWSLAVDPTASLPGIGASLTRTLAAVFRDRGRAYLDLSVAYDNAAAIALYEKLGFQRVPVLAVKRKNAINEPLFTPASETVDDLNPYARIIADEAMRRGIRIEVLDAETGEMRLSFGGRSVVTRESLSEYTSAVAMSRCDDKRLTRRIVSEAGIVVPRGRLATFDGDDHAFLAEVGDVVVKPTRGEQGKGITVGIDSPEALDAALARAREQHPEVLIEQRAGGDDLRLVVIDGKVVAAALRKPAEIVGTGKHTVRELIETQSRRRAAATGGESRIPLDEVTEATVAEAGWSFDDVLPETERLRVRKTANLHQGGTIHDVTAIVHPELCRVAVVAADAIGIPVTGIDLLVPDVTRDEYVFIEANERPGLANHQPQPTAQAFVDFLFPGQPGLPQAWTPSEATDAPLR encoded by the coding sequence ATGAGCTCCTCGTCGCACACCGAGGCCATCACGATGAGCCTGCACGAGGCCTCGCCCGAAGAACTGGTCCGCGAGATGTCGGACGATGTGGTGCTCGAATTAGGTTGGGGCCGATTGATTTTCGGGCAGACCTTCGAAAGCCCCGACAAGCTGGCCGCGGTGCTGCAGCAGGAGGAGCAGGGCCGGCGCGACATCTGCATCTACGCCCGCGAATCGCATGTGCTGGTGGCCAAGTCGCCGGCCGAGCTGTTCATCGACCCCAGCCACACCTACCGCTGGCGGCTGCACCCCGACGACCCCGACGTGCCAACGCCGGCCGGGTTCACCGTGCGCCCGCTGCGCGATCAGGCCGAAGCCGACGAGATGAACCGGGTGTACGTGCGCTGCGGCATGGTCCCGGCGCCCACCGAACTGATCTGGAACAACCACCTGCACTGCGACGCCGTGGAGTATCTGGTCGCGGTGCGCGATGACGACGGGTCGGTGGTCGGCACGGTCACCGGCGTCGACCACAAGCGGCTGTTCAACGATCCCGAGGACGGGTCCAGCCTGTGGTCACTGGCCGTCGACCCGACCGCCAGCCTGCCCGGTATCGGCGCATCGCTGACCCGCACACTGGCCGCGGTCTTCCGCGACCGCGGCCGCGCCTACCTGGACCTCTCGGTGGCCTACGACAACGCCGCGGCGATCGCGCTGTACGAGAAGCTCGGTTTCCAGCGCGTCCCGGTGCTGGCCGTCAAGCGCAAGAACGCGATCAACGAGCCGCTGTTCACCCCGGCGTCTGAAACTGTCGACGATCTGAACCCCTACGCGCGCATCATCGCCGACGAGGCCATGCGGCGCGGAATCCGCATCGAGGTCCTCGACGCCGAGACCGGTGAGATGAGGTTGTCCTTCGGCGGGCGCAGCGTGGTGACGCGAGAGTCGTTGAGTGAATACACCTCCGCTGTCGCGATGAGCCGCTGCGATGACAAACGACTGACCCGTCGCATCGTGTCCGAAGCCGGCATCGTCGTGCCGCGGGGCCGCCTGGCCACCTTCGACGGCGACGACCACGCCTTCCTGGCCGAGGTCGGCGACGTCGTCGTCAAACCGACCCGCGGCGAGCAGGGCAAGGGCATCACCGTTGGCATCGACAGCCCCGAGGCGCTGGACGCCGCCCTGGCCCGCGCCCGTGAACAGCACCCCGAAGTGCTGATCGAACAGCGCGCCGGCGGTGACGATCTTCGCCTGGTGGTCATCGACGGCAAGGTCGTCGCGGCCGCACTGCGCAAACCGGCCGAGATCGTCGGCACCGGCAAACACACCGTCCGCGAGCTCATCGAGACCCAGAGCCGACGCCGCGCCGCGGCCACCGGTGGCGAATCCCGCATCCCGCTCGACGAGGTCACCGAAGCGACTGTCGCCGAAGCCGGTTGGTCGTTCGACGACGTCCTTCCCGAAACCGAGCGACTGCGCGTGCGCAAAACCGCAAACCTGCACCAGGGCGGCACCATTCACGACGTGACGGCCATCGTGCATCCCGAGTTGTGCCGGGTCGCGGTGGTGGCGGCCGATGCCATCGGTATCCCGGTCACCGGCATCGATCTCCTGGTGCCCGACGTGACCCGCGACGAGTATGTGTTCATCGAAGCCAATGAACGGCCCGGACTGGCCAATCACCAGCCACAGCCCACCGCACAGGCTTTCGTCGACTTCTTGTTCCCCGGACAACCGGGCCTACCGCAGGCGTGGACTCCCAGCGAGGCGACGGACGCACCGCTTCGCTAG
- a CDS encoding N-acetylglutaminylglutamine amidotransferase, with protein sequence MCGAAGEVRLDNQAPDVAAVAAMAETMEPRGPDGSGVWSQGRVALGHRRLKIIDLTPAGAQPMVDAELGLTIAWNGCIYNYEALRDELAGHGYRFFSHSDTEVLLKAYHHWGDRFVDRLYGMFAFAITERDSGRVLLGRDRLGIKPLYISEDSHRIRFASSLPALLAGGGVDTRIDPIALHHYLTFHSVVPAPRTILCGVRKLSPGTLLAIEPDGKRREITYWAPDFSRRADRSDWSERDWEDAVLDSLRAAVKRRLVADVPVGCLLSGGVDSSLIVGLLAEAGQQGLSTFSIGFESVGGVKGDEFVYSDIVAERFGTDHHQIRIDTARMLPALQGAIGAMSEPMVSHDCVAFYLLSQEVAKHVKVVQSGQGADEVFAGYHWYPPMAEPDAASVDGSVARYRGAFFDRDHDGVAALLADDRLSGREDPSLSFVAEHFAQPGAQTGVDRALRLDTTVMLVDDPVKRVDNMTMAWGLEGRVPFLDHDLVELAATCPPELKTAHGGKGVLKEAARQVIPAEVIDRPKGYFPVPALTHLEGPYLEMVRDALYAPAAKERGLFRPEAVERLLADPNGRLTPLRGNELWQIGLLELWLQQHGITGPAA encoded by the coding sequence ATGTGTGGAGCGGCGGGTGAAGTCCGTCTCGACAATCAGGCCCCCGATGTGGCCGCGGTGGCTGCGATGGCGGAGACAATGGAGCCTCGCGGGCCGGATGGGTCAGGGGTGTGGTCGCAGGGCCGGGTGGCGCTCGGCCACCGCAGGCTGAAGATTATCGATCTGACCCCAGCGGGCGCCCAGCCGATGGTCGATGCCGAGCTCGGACTGACCATCGCCTGGAACGGCTGCATCTACAACTACGAAGCCCTGCGCGACGAGCTCGCCGGACACGGTTACCGGTTCTTCTCCCACAGCGACACCGAGGTGTTGCTCAAGGCCTACCACCACTGGGGTGACCGGTTCGTCGACCGGCTCTACGGGATGTTCGCCTTCGCGATCACCGAGCGTGACAGCGGACGAGTCCTGCTCGGTCGCGACCGGTTGGGCATCAAACCGCTGTACATCAGCGAGGATTCCCACCGCATCCGGTTCGCGTCGTCACTGCCCGCCCTGCTGGCCGGCGGTGGTGTCGACACCCGCATCGACCCGATCGCGCTGCACCACTACTTGACGTTCCATTCGGTGGTCCCGGCCCCACGCACCATCCTGTGCGGTGTCCGCAAGCTCTCCCCCGGCACCCTGCTGGCCATCGAGCCTGACGGCAAGCGACGTGAGATCACCTACTGGGCGCCGGATTTCAGCCGTCGCGCGGACCGGTCCGACTGGAGCGAACGCGACTGGGAGGACGCGGTTCTCGACTCGCTGCGTGCCGCCGTCAAGCGCCGCCTGGTCGCCGACGTGCCGGTCGGCTGCCTGCTCTCGGGCGGGGTGGACTCCAGCTTGATAGTCGGCCTGCTCGCCGAGGCCGGCCAGCAGGGACTGTCGACCTTCTCCATCGGCTTCGAATCGGTCGGCGGCGTCAAGGGTGACGAATTCGTCTACTCCGACATCGTGGCCGAGCGGTTCGGCACCGACCACCACCAGATCCGCATCGACACCGCCCGGATGCTGCCCGCGCTGCAGGGCGCGATCGGCGCGATGAGCGAGCCGATGGTCTCCCACGACTGCGTGGCGTTCTACCTGCTGAGCCAGGAGGTCGCCAAGCACGTCAAGGTCGTCCAGTCCGGCCAGGGCGCGGACGAGGTGTTCGCCGGCTACCACTGGTATCCCCCGATGGCCGAGCCGGACGCGGCCAGCGTCGACGGTTCCGTCGCGCGCTACCGCGGTGCGTTCTTCGACCGAGACCATGACGGCGTCGCAGCACTACTCGCTGACGACCGGCTCAGCGGCCGTGAGGATCCCAGCCTGTCATTCGTCGCCGAGCACTTCGCCCAACCCGGCGCTCAGACGGGCGTGGATCGGGCATTGCGGCTCGACACCACCGTGATGCTGGTCGACGATCCGGTCAAGCGTGTCGACAACATGACGATGGCATGGGGGCTGGAGGGACGGGTGCCCTTCCTCGACCACGATCTGGTAGAGCTGGCGGCGACCTGCCCGCCCGAGCTCAAGACCGCCCACGGCGGTAAGGGTGTCTTGAAAGAGGCTGCCCGGCAAGTGATTCCGGCAGAGGTGATCGACAGGCCGAAGGGTTACTTCCCGGTGCCCGCGCTGACCCACCTGGAAGGTCCGTACCTGGAAATGGTCCGTGACGCGTTGTACGCGCCGGCGGCCAAGGAACGCGGCCTGTTCCGGCCAGAGGCGGTCGAACGGTTGCTGGCCGATCCCAACGGCCGCCTGACCCCGCTGCGCGGCAACGAACTCTGGCAGATCGGACTCCTTGAGCTATGGCTGCAGCAGCACGGCATCACGGGGCCGGCGGCATGA
- a CDS encoding amino acid permease, translating into MPEGHELLDDDEKHLASLGYTQELHRSWSGFSNFAISFSIISILAGCFTSFGLGWNNGGPAAIAWGWPILSVFILLIGLCMSELVSAFPTSGGIYWWAAKLGGPKAGYYTGWLNLIGLIAILASVAYGSATFLDLTLGTFSESWLAGYSLTRTFIMFLVILVIVATINIFSSHLLAVINNISVWWHVIGAAAVIVILWLIPAQHASFSTVFATTVNNTGFFGGSTSGFGFLLFVLPMSAILTQYTITGYDASAHLSEETKSAADGAAKGIWRSIFYSTIGGWILLLSFLFAVQDVDGVTTGGGAVATIFSQAMDSKWVAIVLLISTAGQLFCTTACQTSASRMLFAFSRDRAVPGHQLWSKLSTKKVPANAVMVTAAIAAILTLPALVQVDINGAPVPIAFFAVVSIGVVGLYLCFAVPIYYRWKAGDSFPLGKWNLRGHHKWMAPLALAEIIITSIIAMFPTSIGGAPWDASFEWKYVNYTPLVVGGVLILLYIYWHASVKNWFTGPVRQIDITGEELEGVS; encoded by the coding sequence GTGCCAGAGGGTCACGAACTACTCGACGACGACGAAAAGCACCTCGCCAGCCTCGGGTACACCCAGGAGCTGCACCGGTCCTGGTCCGGCTTCAGCAATTTCGCCATCTCGTTCTCGATCATCTCGATCCTGGCCGGCTGCTTCACCTCGTTCGGCCTCGGCTGGAACAACGGCGGCCCGGCGGCGATCGCCTGGGGCTGGCCGATCCTGTCGGTCTTTATCCTGCTCATCGGGCTGTGCATGTCCGAGCTGGTGTCGGCCTTCCCGACTTCGGGTGGAATCTATTGGTGGGCAGCCAAACTCGGCGGCCCGAAGGCCGGGTACTACACCGGCTGGCTGAACCTGATCGGCCTGATCGCGATCCTGGCGTCGGTGGCCTACGGGTCGGCGACGTTCCTGGACCTGACGCTGGGCACCTTCAGCGAGAGCTGGCTCGCCGGCTACAGCCTGACCCGGACGTTCATCATGTTCCTGGTCATCCTGGTGATCGTCGCGACCATCAACATCTTCTCCAGCCACCTGCTGGCCGTGATCAACAACATCTCGGTGTGGTGGCACGTCATCGGCGCCGCCGCAGTGATCGTGATCCTGTGGCTGATCCCCGCCCAGCACGCCAGCTTCTCCACGGTGTTCGCCACCACGGTCAACAACACCGGCTTTTTCGGCGGATCCACCTCCGGATTCGGCTTCCTGCTGTTCGTGCTGCCGATGTCGGCGATCCTCACGCAGTACACGATCACCGGCTACGACGCGTCGGCCCACTTGTCCGAGGAGACCAAGAGTGCGGCCGATGGCGCGGCGAAAGGAATCTGGCGGTCGATCTTCTATTCCACGATCGGTGGCTGGATCCTGCTGCTGAGCTTCCTGTTCGCGGTTCAGGACGTCGATGGCGTGACGACAGGCGGTGGCGCGGTCGCCACTATCTTCAGCCAGGCGATGGACTCCAAGTGGGTGGCAATCGTGCTGCTGATCTCCACCGCCGGGCAGCTGTTCTGCACCACGGCGTGCCAGACCAGCGCCTCGCGGATGCTGTTCGCGTTCAGCCGCGACCGGGCGGTGCCCGGCCATCAGCTGTGGTCCAAGCTCAGCACCAAGAAGGTGCCCGCCAACGCCGTCATGGTCACCGCGGCCATCGCTGCTATCTTGACGCTGCCCGCGCTGGTCCAGGTGGACATCAATGGCGCCCCGGTGCCGATCGCGTTCTTCGCGGTGGTCTCGATCGGGGTGGTCGGCCTCTATCTGTGCTTCGCGGTGCCGATCTACTACCGCTGGAAAGCCGGTGACTCGTTCCCGCTGGGCAAATGGAATCTCCGGGGACACCACAAGTGGATGGCACCTCTGGCATTGGCCGAGATCATCATCACCTCGATCATCGCGATGTTCCCGACGTCGATCGGCGGTGCGCCGTGGGACGCGAGCTTCGAGTGGAAGTACGTGAACTACACCCCACTGGTGGTCGGCGGCGTGCTGATCCTGCTCTACATCTACTGGCACGCGTCGGTGAAGAACTGGTTCACCGGGCCGGTGCGGCAAATCGACATCACCGGAGAAGAACTGGAGGGGGTTTCCTGA
- a CDS encoding NAD(P)H-dependent flavin oxidoreductase, translating to MANRIQSLLGIAYPVVQAPMTYIARAPLAAAVSEAGGLGVIETLTPEGRADLLRVRDLTDRPVAANLMIQGWKRDPSIVDVLADANIRHVFTSAGDPALFTARLHDAGMTVVHVVGSLRAALKAVDAGVDALVVEGVEGGGFKSALGASTLVLLPLIADRVDLPLIAAGGICDARSAAAAVVLGAEGVQMGTRMLASREAAVHANFKDAIVAADDSGTILLDLPGNPTMRVLHVGLARRVSTEGASAPLIRGVTELYFEGDMEASVANTGQVSSRIGDVLPVADIVRDTWLGAQGILAGAAARL from the coding sequence GTGGCGAACCGGATTCAGAGTCTGCTGGGCATTGCCTACCCCGTCGTGCAGGCTCCGATGACCTACATCGCGCGGGCGCCGTTGGCCGCGGCGGTGTCCGAGGCCGGGGGACTCGGCGTGATCGAAACGCTCACCCCGGAAGGTCGCGCCGACCTGCTTCGGGTGCGTGATCTGACCGACCGGCCGGTGGCCGCCAACCTGATGATCCAGGGCTGGAAACGGGACCCGTCGATCGTCGACGTGCTGGCCGACGCGAACATCCGCCACGTGTTCACCTCGGCGGGCGACCCGGCGCTGTTCACCGCGCGGCTGCACGACGCAGGCATGACGGTGGTGCACGTGGTGGGATCGCTGCGGGCTGCGCTCAAAGCCGTGGATGCCGGCGTGGACGCGCTGGTGGTCGAGGGCGTCGAGGGCGGGGGATTCAAATCGGCGCTCGGCGCGTCCACCTTGGTGCTGTTGCCGCTGATCGCCGACCGGGTCGACCTGCCCCTGATCGCGGCGGGCGGGATCTGCGACGCCCGCTCGGCCGCCGCGGCGGTGGTACTGGGGGCCGAGGGTGTCCAGATGGGCACCCGCATGCTGGCCAGCCGCGAGGCCGCGGTGCACGCCAACTTCAAAGACGCCATCGTGGCCGCCGACGACTCGGGGACGATCCTGCTCGACCTTCCCGGGAATCCCACGATGCGGGTGCTGCACGTCGGTCTGGCCCGCCGGGTGTCGACCGAGGGTGCCTCAGCGCCGCTGATCAGGGGTGTCACCGAGCTCTACTTCGAGGGCGACATGGAGGCCAGCGTGGCCAACACCGGTCAGGTCTCGTCGCGCATCGGCGACGTGCTGCCGGTCGCTGACATCGTCCGCGACACCTGGCTGGGCGCGCAGGGCATCCTCGCCGGGGCCGCCGCCCGGCTCTGA